Proteins encoded in a region of the Candidatus Moanabacter tarae genome:
- a CDS encoding 4-hydroxy-2-oxovalerate aldolase — MKQEAPWITYRPELKVLDCTIRDGGLCNNHQFDDDLVKAVYATCVESGLDYMEIGYRNSKRLFPKDEFGPFRHSDEEDIRKITGDHNSESTGLKLALMADAGKSDWAEDILPCDESVVDMVRIACYVNQIPETVEMIYDAHEKGYETSCNIMAISIVQQGEIDEALKAVIATPVDVICVVDSFGALYREQIEILVRKYLQAVEGTSKEVGIHTHNNQQLAFANTIEAIILGSNRVDATMDGLGRGAGNCPMELLLGFLRNPKFKTRPIYQLLQEYFIPLRRNLEWGPTVPYNITGQHNQHPRSAMAFEASSSREDYVDFYDKIIRDI, encoded by the coding sequence ATGAAACAAGAAGCTCCCTGGATTACCTACAGACCAGAATTAAAGGTACTAGATTGTACAATTCGTGACGGCGGTTTATGCAATAATCACCAATTTGATGACGATCTGGTGAAGGCGGTCTATGCGACATGCGTAGAATCAGGTCTGGACTATATGGAGATTGGGTACCGTAACTCAAAGCGACTTTTTCCGAAAGACGAATTTGGACCTTTTCGCCACAGTGACGAAGAAGACATTCGCAAGATCACCGGCGATCACAATTCCGAATCTACTGGACTCAAACTGGCACTCATGGCGGATGCCGGGAAAAGCGACTGGGCGGAAGACATACTACCATGCGATGAAAGCGTAGTCGACATGGTTCGCATCGCCTGCTACGTCAACCAAATCCCAGAAACGGTGGAGATGATCTACGATGCCCACGAAAAGGGATATGAAACAAGCTGCAATATAATGGCCATCTCCATCGTCCAACAAGGCGAGATTGATGAAGCACTGAAAGCAGTTATCGCTACTCCAGTAGACGTGATTTGTGTGGTCGACAGTTTCGGAGCGCTGTACCGCGAACAAATTGAAATCCTTGTTCGCAAATACCTACAGGCGGTCGAAGGAACGAGCAAGGAAGTGGGCATCCATACCCATAACAACCAGCAACTGGCTTTTGCTAATACTATCGAAGCAATCATTTTGGGATCCAACAGAGTCGATGCCACCATGGATGGTCTTGGCCGCGGAGCCGGGAATTGCCCGATGGAGCTTCTTTTAGGATTCCTGCGGAATCCTAAATTCAAAACCCGGCCGATATATCAATTATTGCAGGAATACTTTATACCTCTTCGACGAAACCTTGAATGGGGGCCGACCGTACCATACAATATCACTGGCCAGCACAACCAGCATCCGCGAAGCGCTATGGCTTTTGAAGCCAGTTCTTCAAGGGAAGATTACGTTGATTTCTATGACAAGATTATCCGAGACATTTAG
- the iolI_2 gene encoding Inosose isomerase, with protein sequence MFKSLSLGAIGIKRELEEGLGLANQAGFQGFDIDIGEVAGLVEKQGADFVTDLFVNRDLRMGSWGLPVLWNGTDEEYSNGLAKLSEFAKIASKIGANRAILWIPSGSNDRKFIENFRWHVHRLRPISVILQEYGCRLGLEFIGPRSQRVGKQYGFIYTIGGMLALCEAIGTDNVGLLLDSWHWHTSLGAIEDLRSLKAENIVHVHVNDAPYGVGFWDFIDHERGMPSATGVIDLIEFLKTLKDIGYDGPVSPEPFNSKLGRLPVEQAVSEIHESLEPAWQAAGI encoded by the coding sequence GTGTTTAAGAGTCTGTCGTTAGGTGCCATAGGTATCAAAAGAGAACTAGAGGAAGGTTTGGGCCTAGCCAATCAGGCAGGATTTCAAGGATTCGATATAGACATTGGAGAGGTTGCTGGTCTTGTTGAGAAACAAGGGGCTGATTTTGTAACAGATCTTTTCGTTAATAGAGATCTTCGGATGGGGTCCTGGGGATTGCCAGTTCTATGGAATGGGACTGATGAGGAATACAGTAATGGATTGGCGAAACTATCGGAATTTGCAAAAATAGCTTCCAAGATTGGAGCTAATCGAGCTATTCTTTGGATCCCGTCGGGATCTAATGATCGAAAATTTATCGAGAATTTCCGTTGGCATGTACACCGGTTGAGGCCGATTTCTGTAATCCTACAGGAATACGGGTGTCGATTGGGGTTGGAATTTATAGGACCTCGGTCTCAACGTGTGGGGAAACAGTATGGATTTATCTATACAATCGGTGGTATGCTGGCTTTATGCGAAGCAATTGGCACAGACAACGTAGGTCTTTTATTGGATAGCTGGCATTGGCACACAAGTTTGGGAGCAATTGAAGATTTGAGATCGCTCAAAGCCGAAAATATTGTCCATGTCCATGTCAATGATGCACCTTACGGGGTTGGGTTTTGGGATTTTATCGATCATGAGCGTGGCATGCCTTCAGCAACGGGAGTCATCGACCTAATTGAATTTCTAAAAACTTTGAAGGATATAGGATACGATGGTCCAGTATCGCCAGAGCCATTCAATTCGAAACTTGGGAGATTGCCAGTCGAACAGGCTGTCAGTGAAATTCATGAGTCCCTGGAGCCAGCTTGGCAAGCAGCTGGGATTTAA
- the pgl_3 gene encoding 6-phosphogluconolactonase: protein MSDFFVYIGTYTDTNSEGIYVYRLNMSNGHLSPVSSISGITNPSFLDLSPDQQFLYAIGEVDEFDGKPGGAAASYSVDQKRGFLTHLNTESTVGPGPCHLDIDRSGKYLLVANYGGGSVALLPIRENGSLGAASDFIKHKGSSFNPNRPKIPHAHSIRVSPNNMHAFVPDLGLDKIMIYSIDLENGKFLHGDHSFTEVDPGEGPRHFDFHPNGRFAYVINELGNTIVAYDYDADHGKLEPVQKVSTLPPGFDGTSYTADIHVHPNGRFLYGSNRGHDSIVICEVNESCGTLEVLAHEPTGGENPRNFGIDPTGTYLLVANQDSNDIFTFIIDEDTGGLTPFGKVAHVPRPVCLQFLPVQ, encoded by the coding sequence ATGAGCGATTTTTTTGTGTATATAGGAACTTACACGGACACAAATAGTGAAGGAATCTATGTCTATAGACTCAACATGTCGAACGGACATCTTTCACCGGTTAGTTCTATTTCTGGAATTACTAATCCGTCGTTTCTTGATTTATCTCCGGACCAACAATTTCTCTATGCTATAGGAGAGGTGGATGAATTTGATGGCAAACCTGGTGGAGCTGCTGCTTCCTATTCTGTAGATCAGAAGAGAGGGTTTCTTACCCACTTGAACACGGAGTCCACGGTTGGTCCCGGTCCATGTCATTTGGACATCGACAGGTCAGGAAAGTATCTCTTGGTTGCAAACTACGGGGGTGGGAGTGTTGCCTTATTGCCTATTCGAGAAAATGGATCTCTAGGGGCGGCCAGTGATTTCATTAAACATAAGGGATCAAGTTTTAATCCGAATCGCCCAAAAATCCCCCATGCTCACTCTATAAGAGTTTCTCCCAACAATATGCATGCATTTGTTCCTGATCTTGGCCTAGACAAGATTATGATTTACTCAATTGACTTAGAAAATGGGAAATTTCTTCATGGCGATCACTCCTTTACTGAGGTTGATCCGGGTGAGGGGCCTCGACACTTTGATTTCCATCCGAATGGTCGTTTTGCCTATGTTATCAATGAGCTCGGAAATACTATTGTGGCATACGACTATGACGCCGATCATGGTAAACTTGAACCTGTTCAGAAGGTGTCAACACTTCCTCCTGGGTTTGATGGCACCAGTTATACGGCTGACATACATGTGCATCCGAACGGTAGATTTCTCTATGGATCCAACCGCGGTCACGATAGTATAGTCATCTGTGAGGTCAATGAAAGCTGCGGAACCTTAGAAGTTCTTGCTCACGAACCAACGGGAGGTGAGAACCCACGTAACTTTGGTATAGATCCGACCGGAACCTACCTTTTGGTGGCTAATCAAGATTCGAACGATATCTTTACATTTATCATCGATGAGGATACCGGGGGCCTCACTCCCTTCGGTAAGGTTGCTCATGTGCCAAGACCAGTTTGTTTACAGTTTCTACCAGTCCAATAG
- the rhmA_2 gene encoding 2-keto-3-deoxy-L-rhamnonate aldolase — protein sequence MHGIETLKKRIHEGELVIGVSVPLFTKVEHLKEIWEYDDYGFVSTDSQHGAFNEERLVEFCNAAEGFGIPVIFRIKHTYLTFLVGNLLDLGPSGIEVPQVEEETTVEEAVNYFYYPQIGKRSWGGAARVGVGERSDRLEYSNWWNNRGVLWMQIESLRSVAGAHRLVKEGVDCLSWGPADLSFDREGNPQHPLKTDDDCVAHTVKLLDGTGTRLMVRSYDPDLREKYKDMGVTVLLEAPPTNLHLK from the coding sequence GAATTCATGAAGGTGAACTGGTTATTGGGGTAAGTGTGCCATTGTTTACAAAGGTGGAACATTTGAAGGAAATCTGGGAATATGATGATTATGGATTCGTTTCAACTGATAGTCAGCATGGAGCCTTTAATGAGGAACGATTGGTTGAGTTTTGTAATGCTGCGGAGGGATTTGGTATTCCTGTGATATTCCGTATTAAACATACTTACCTGACGTTCCTAGTAGGAAACCTTTTGGATTTAGGTCCCTCTGGTATCGAAGTGCCACAGGTTGAGGAAGAAACTACGGTAGAAGAGGCGGTTAATTATTTCTACTATCCTCAAATTGGTAAAAGAAGTTGGGGTGGTGCTGCGCGAGTTGGAGTCGGTGAACGGAGCGACCGTCTGGAATATTCAAATTGGTGGAATAATCGTGGCGTACTTTGGATGCAGATTGAGTCCTTGAGATCGGTTGCCGGAGCACATAGATTAGTCAAGGAGGGAGTAGATTGTCTTTCTTGGGGACCTGCTGATTTAAGTTTCGATCGGGAAGGCAATCCGCAGCATCCTTTAAAGACAGACGACGATTGTGTGGCCCATACTGTCAAACTTCTCGATGGAACGGGCACGAGACTTATGGTTAGAAGTTACGATCCAGATTTGCGCGAGAAGTATAAGGATATGGGGGTTACAGTTCTCTTGGAAGCCCCGCCGACTAATCTTCATTTGAAATAG